The DNA window CTGGTATCGCCGCAACATCGAAAGCGTCCGGGCGACCCAACCGGTGTTCGGCGCGTTCGCCAACAACATCACCGCCTGCGCGTTCTGGCCGGACCCGATCGAGCCACCCACCGCCGTGCACAACCCGACACCAGCCCTGATCCTGCAGGCAACCCGCGACACCCGCACCCCCTACCAAGAAGGCCTTGCACTGCACCAGGACCTGACAGCGTCACGAATGGTCACACTGGCAGACACCCGTGTTCACGGCGTCCTCGGCTCCAACCTGAGCCACTGCGCGAACGACATCGTCAACACCTACTTCCGTGACGGCACCCTCCCCGATGCCGATCTCACCTGCCAACGCGACCCCAACTATCTCCCCGACTACTAAGAGGCCGCAGATCAATAACACGCAATCTTTAGCGTTCGGAGGGGGACTATCTCGCCAACGGTGTTTCCGGCGTTGTTTCTCAGTAGGTTTGGGCGTCGGGCCAGCGGTCGGCGAAGGTGATCGCGAAAGCGTTGACAGCTGGTTTCCAGCGCATGGTCCATCGTGCCCGACCCGCCCCTGTCGGGTCCAGTGACCGGGTGACCAGATACAGGCATTTCAGGGCGGCTTGCTCGGTGGGGAAATGCCCGCGGGCTTTGATCGCACGCCGGTAGCGGGCGTTCAAGGATTCGATCGCGTTGGTGGAGCAGATCACACGGCGTATTTCGATGTCGTAGTCGAGGAAGGGAATGAACTCTTCCCACGCATTCTCCCAAAGACGCACGATCGCAATATATTTCGTGCCCCAACGCTCGGTGAAGTCGTCGAGCGCTGCTCGTGCCGCGGCAGCGTTGGGTGCGGTGTAGATCGGCTTCACATCCCGGCGCAACGCATCCCAATGCTGACGGCCCGCCAGCCGGAACGTGTTGCGAATGAGATGGATGATGCACGTCTGAACCGTCGCCAGCGGCCACACGTTCCCGACCGCGTCGGGCAGCCCTTTCAATCCGTCGCAGACCAGGAAGAACACATCTTTCACGCCACGGTTGCGGATATCGGTGAGCACGCTGAGCCAGAACTTCGCGCCTTCACCGCCGGTGCCGGCCCACAACCCCAGAATGTCTTTCTCACCGTTGACGGTGACCCCGATCGCGGCATAGATCGGCCGGTTGGCCACCTGACCATCGCGAACCTTCACAACGATGGCATCGATGAACACGGCCACGTAGGTTTCATCCAGCGGCCGGCACGACCACTCCTGCATCTCCGCGACCACCTTGTCGGTGATCCGGGACACCGTCTCCTTCGACACCAACGCACCATAGATCTCAGCGAAATGCGCCGAAATCTCTCCGGTGGTAAGGCCTTTCGCATACAGCGACAACACGATCTCATCCACGCCGGTCAACCGGCGCTGGCGCTTCTTGACGATCTGCGGCTCGAAGGTCCCGTCACGATCGCGGGGCACCTCGATCGGGACGTGACCGGTCGCCTCTGTCAGCACCGTCTTCGACCGGGTCCCGTTGCGCACATTGGTCGTTTCCCGCTCGGTCGGGGCTTGGCCCTTGTCGAAGCCGAGGTGCTCGGTCATCTCCTCGTTCAACGCGGTTTCCAGGACGGTCTTGGTGAACTGTTTGAGCAACCCGTTCGGCCCGGTCAGCGATAAGCCTTGCTCCTTAGCCATCCGGACCAACTCCTGGGCGGCCAACTCCTCCGCCGAAGCCTCCACCGGCTTCTTCTTCCTCATCACGGCATCAAGTGTCGTCATCACGGCACCTTCCCGCTGAGCATCGCTCAGCGAATCAGGCCGGAAACACCCTTAAATCCACAGTCCCTTCGGAGGTGAATTCATTTGCGCTAGAGATGAATTCGTGTATCTCTGTGGCGGTGGTGAGGGTGGTTGCTGTCGGTTCGGGCAGGTGGCCGGTGTCGTCGAGGAGGGCGCGGGTGCGTTTGATGGCTTTGGCGATGGCGGCGGGGCTGATTCCGATGAGTTCGGCGAGCACGGTCAGGGGTGTGGAGAAGCGTTGTTTCTGCAGGGTGATGGCGACGCGGTCGGCGAGGGAGGTGGCGGGGTGGCGGCCGTTTGCCTGGGCGCGGCGGCCGGCCTGGTCTTTGGGAGTGAGCGCGGTGACGAGCTGGGCGAGTTGGCCGGGTGGGAGGCCGGTCAGTTCGGGTGCGTGGAGCCAGAGCAGGTCGTCGCGTTGCCGCCCGGTCGCGGTGGCGGTGTTGTCGCTGGTGCCCGATTCTGCTGTGGGGGTGAGGGGTTCGGGGTTGATGGTGTAGTTCCATTCGCCGTGCCAGTCGTGGCGGGTGATCGGAATGGCGGCGAGTTGGGCGTCGCTGACGGTGACGCCGGTCGGGTAAGTGCCGGCATCGAGTTGTGCTCCCACGCTCAGCCCGGTGCGGGTCCTGGTCGCGGCGATCGTGTTGATGACGACGTCGTGGCTGGTCAAGGGACGTCCGCGCCAGTTGGTGGAGATGTGGGAGAACAGGCGATGCTCGATGGCGTTCCATTTGGAAGTACCGGGCGGAAAATGACAGACGGTGATCTGCAGGCCGATCTCGGCGGCGAGCGCGGCGAGTTCGGTCTTCCAGGCTCGGGTGCGGTAGCTGTTGGATCCGCCGGCATCAGCGGTGATCAGCAGGTGTGTCGCCTCGGGGTAGGCGGTTGCGCCGACGCTGACCCACCAGCGACGCAGCGACGCCACGGCGAACGTGGCGGTGTCGTGGTCGGTGCCGACGTTGACCCACCCGGTATTCGCTGTCGGGTCGTAGATCCCGTACGGAATCGCCTTGCCCACCGCAGAACTGGGGAAATCATGGGTGTTGACCTGCACCGGATCGCCTTTCGGCCGCCATTCACCTCCGGCGTTAGCGAACTGGCCGATCAGCTCCTTTTTCTTCGTGTCGACACTGACCACCGGTTCACCGGCGACTTGATGAGCCTTGACCTGGTCGTTGATGTATCGGAACTGGGCGTCGCGATCCGGGTTCTGTTTGCCTTCCAGGGTTTTCGCATTCGCCTGCAAACTGAACCCCTGCTCGCGCAGCAGGCCGGCGACCACATCGGCGCAGACTTGGTGGCCTTGATCGCACAACACCGCGGCCAGGTTGCGGGTCGAGCGCGTCGTCCACCGCAACGGCGATTCCGGATCACCACGCTCGTCGGGTTCGACCAGCGCCAACAACGCCGGCACCAGCCCAGGATCCAGATCGTCCACCCGTTTACGCCCGCCACCGGGCTGGCGGACCCGGCCCAGCGGCGGCGCCCCCGATTCCAGCTCGCTCACCCCGCGAGACACCGTCGCTTCACGCACTCTCGCCGCCCGCGCCACCACCCGACCACCACCGCGGCCCAGCATCCGGGCCTCGGCCCCCAACACCAGCCGACGCTGCCGCTCATCCAGATGCGGCAACACCACCGAGAACTTCGCCGCAAGCTCCGCCTCGGTCACCATGAAATCGCCCATACCACAATATGTTTCGAAAACGTGGGACGTTACGACTTGTTCACCGGCAGTCCCTAAGTGGTTACGCCCGTAAGTCGTTCGGGGGTCAGTGTCCGAGGTAGAGATCGCGGGCGCAGTCGAGGGCTTCCTGGGGGCTGCCTGCGGTGAAGCCGGTGGGCAGGATCTGGTTTTCGTATTTGCCGCTGCTGGCGAGGTAGAGGCCGAATCCCCAGGTGGAGGCCGATCCGCCGTAGCGGAGCCGGATGAGGGGCAGCCGGTGGCCGTCGGCCAGTTCGCCCTCGACGTAGGCGAATTGGCCGTGGTATCGGACGTGCAGGCCGCTCAGTCGAGGCCAATGCTCGGCGGCGTGTTGGCGCAGCCGTTGGGTCAGGGAGGTCTTGGTCGAGTCCGGGATCGCGGGCATGAGGTCATCTTGCCGCTTCCGGCGTGTCGATCCGGCTCCGGTGACCCTGCCGCAGAATCCCGCACCGGCTCGAAGGCGCTCTGCGAGGATCCCGGCCGAGTTTCAGCCGCGTCCGTCCTCCAGCGTGGCGAGCAACTCGGCGAGTGCGGGCAGGGCCCGGTCGAGGGCTTCTCGGCTCTGTGGGGTGAGCTGGTCCAGTGCGCCCTGCAGCGCGCCGGTGCTCACGCGGTCGTAGCGGTCCAGCAGGTCGAGGGCCCGGGGGGAGGCCGCGAGGTGGACGGTGCGCAGGTCTGTTGACGAGGGCGTGCGTTCGATGAGGCCGGAGGCGGTCATCGTGCGGACCAGGTTGCTGACGGTGGACGGTGCCACCCGCAGCCGGGCGGCGACCTCGCGCGGGGTGAGCGGGCCGGCGCCGGACAGCGCCCGCAGCAGCTCGATCTGGGCCTCGGGGAGGTCGGGCAGGTCGTCGGAGCGGCGTGTGCGCAGTACGGCCCGGCGCAGCGGGCCTATGAGTCGCCCGAACTCGGTCGCGGTGTTCATGGCTCCATTGTGCTCGAGATCTAGTTTTGTTACAAAATAATTTTGTGACAAACTGAATGTGTCGCCACCGCGACGGCATCACGAGGAGGAAACACATGACCAGCAACGGAGCACACGAGACCACCGTCCAGAACCCCGTTCCGCCGCAGGACCTGTCCGGGATCGTCGGCCACCGCTTCATCTACACCTACGCCAACGGCTGGCAGTACGAGATGTACGTGAAGAACGCCACCACCATCGACTACCGCATCCACAGCGGCATGGTCGGCGGCCGCTGGGTCAAGGACCAGCAGGTCGACCTCGTCCAGATGGACGACGACATCTACAAGATCGCCTGGAACGAGCCCACCGGCACCTCGGTCGCCGTCGACGTGATGCCCACCAAGCGGCGCCTGCACGGCGTGATCTTCTTCCCGCACTGGGTCGAGGAGCACGGCGAGCGCACCGTCTGCTACCAGAACGACCACCTGGACGAGATGCGCAAGTACCGCGACCAGGGCCCGACCTACCCGATCTACGTGGTCCCCGAGTTCGCGAAGATCACCCTCTTCGAGTACGTCGGCGCCGCCGACGACACCGTCATCTCCATCGCCCCGGGAGACCTTCCGGAGGGC is part of the Nocardia sp. NBC_00565 genome and encodes:
- a CDS encoding IS256 family transposase, which translates into the protein MMTTLDAVMRKKKPVEASAEELAAQELVRMAKEQGLSLTGPNGLLKQFTKTVLETALNEEMTEHLGFDKGQAPTERETTNVRNGTRSKTVLTEATGHVPIEVPRDRDGTFEPQIVKKRQRRLTGVDEIVLSLYAKGLTTGEISAHFAEIYGALVSKETVSRITDKVVAEMQEWSCRPLDETYVAVFIDAIVVKVRDGQVANRPIYAAIGVTVNGEKDILGLWAGTGGEGAKFWLSVLTDIRNRGVKDVFFLVCDGLKGLPDAVGNVWPLATVQTCIIHLIRNTFRLAGRQHWDALRRDVKPIYTAPNAAAARAALDDFTERWGTKYIAIVRLWENAWEEFIPFLDYDIEIRRVICSTNAIESLNARYRRAIKARGHFPTEQAALKCLYLVTRSLDPTGAGRARWTMRWKPAVNAFAITFADRWPDAQTY
- a CDS encoding ISAzo13 family transposase; the protein is MGDFMVTEAELAAKFSVVLPHLDERQRRLVLGAEARMLGRGGGRVVARAARVREATVSRGVSELESGAPPLGRVRQPGGGRKRVDDLDPGLVPALLALVEPDERGDPESPLRWTTRSTRNLAAVLCDQGHQVCADVVAGLLREQGFSLQANAKTLEGKQNPDRDAQFRYINDQVKAHQVAGEPVVSVDTKKKELIGQFANAGGEWRPKGDPVQVNTHDFPSSAVGKAIPYGIYDPTANTGWVNVGTDHDTATFAVASLRRWWVSVGATAYPEATHLLITADAGGSNSYRTRAWKTELAALAAEIGLQITVCHFPPGTSKWNAIEHRLFSHISTNWRGRPLTSHDVVINTIAATRTRTGLSVGAQLDAGTYPTGVTVSDAQLAAIPITRHDWHGEWNYTINPEPLTPTAESGTSDNTATATGRQRDDLLWLHAPELTGLPPGQLAQLVTALTPKDQAGRRAQANGRHPATSLADRVAITLQKQRFSTPLTVLAELIGISPAAIAKAIKRTRALLDDTGHLPEPTATTLTTATEIHEFISSANEFTSEGTVDLRVFPA
- a CDS encoding MarR family winged helix-turn-helix transcriptional regulator; the encoded protein is MNTATEFGRLIGPLRRAVLRTRRSDDLPDLPEAQIELLRALSGAGPLTPREVAARLRVAPSTVSNLVRTMTASGLIERTPSSTDLRTVHLAASPRALDLLDRYDRVSTGALQGALDQLTPQSREALDRALPALAELLATLEDGRG
- a CDS encoding phenolic acid decarboxylase, which gives rise to MTSNGAHETTVQNPVPPQDLSGIVGHRFIYTYANGWQYEMYVKNATTIDYRIHSGMVGGRWVKDQQVDLVQMDDDIYKIAWNEPTGTSVAVDVMPTKRRLHGVIFFPHWVEEHGERTVCYQNDHLDEMRKYRDQGPTYPIYVVPEFAKITLFEYVGAADDTVISIAPGDLPEGWSNRTN